From a region of the Mauremys mutica isolate MM-2020 ecotype Southern chromosome 12, ASM2049712v1, whole genome shotgun sequence genome:
- the LOC123346855 gene encoding olfactory receptor 14A16-like, giving the protein MGGESQRRGTKNIREVDASERIGKGLEVFLVIYLAALVGNLLIFMVIVFDHHLHTPMYFFLMNLSVLDLGSISVIVPKSMANSLMNIRSISYAGCVAQVFFLLFLLEVDFSLLIIMAYDRYVAICQPLHYETIMNSRACIQMAAGAWISGILYSVLHTGNTFALTFCGGNMVDQFFCEIPQLLKLTCSDSYLTEVRVLAFSICLFLGCFIFIIVSYVQIFKSVLRIPSEQGRHKAFSTCLPHLIVVSLFVCSSSFAYLKPTSSSPSALDLVMAVLYSVLPPIMNPIIYSMRNKEMKAALRRLTECM; this is encoded by the exons ATGGGAGGGGAATCTCAAAGAAGAGGGACCAAGAACATCCGTGAGGTGGATGCTAGTGAGAGGATTGGGAAGGGATTAGAGG TGTTTCTAGTGATTTACCTGGCAGCCCTGGTGGGGAATCTTCTTATCTTCATGGTTATAGTCTTCGAccaccaccttcacacccccatgtacttcttcctgatgaatctgtcTGTCCTAGACCTTGGCTCCATCTCTGTGAttgtccccaaatccatggccaactccCTCATGAACATCAGGTCCATTTCCTATGCTGGATGTGTTGCccaagtctttttcctcctcttcttgtTGGAAGTAGATTTTTCCCTTCTAATTATCATGGCATATGaccgatatgtcgccatctgccaaccactgcactatgagacaATAATGAACAGCAGAGCGTGTATACAAATggcagctggtgcctggatcagTGGGATTCTTTACTCTGTGCTACACACTGGGAACACGTTTGCATTGAccttctgtggaggcaacatggtcgatcagttcttctgtgaaatcccccagctaTTGAAGCTCACCTGCTCTGACTCATATCTGACTGAAGTTAGGGTTCTTGCTTTTAGTATATGTTTGTTCTTAGGCTGCTTTATTTTTATCATTGTgtcatatgttcagatcttcaaatcagtgttgagaatcccctctgagcaaggccggcataaagccttctccacctgcctccctcacctcattgtggtctccTTGTTTGTTTGCAGTTCTAgctttgcctacctgaaacccacctccagctccccaTCTGCTCTGGATCTTGTGAtggctgttctctattctgtATTGCCACCAATCATGAATCCAATTATCTatagcatgaggaacaaggagatgaaAGCTGCCCTGAGGAGACTGACTGAGTGTATGTAA